One part of the Tenacibaculum sp. 190130A14a genome encodes these proteins:
- a CDS encoding DUF58 domain-containing protein: MDTKELLKKVRKIEIKTRRLSNHIFGGEYHSTFKGRGMTFSEVRQYQFGDDIRAIDWNVTARYNEPYVKVFEEERELTMMLMVDISGSEFFGTTEQFKKDTITEIAATLAFSAIQNNDKVGLILFSDQIELFIPPKKGKSHVLRIIRELIEFKPESRKTDISQAFKFLSNVMKKKAIVFMLSDFMDENYERTLKLIGNKHDVTGIRVYDKHDEEIPNIGMVPMLDAETGAVHYINTSSSSVRKQYKINSLRVSDYFKNTFKRSGAGTINIRVDESYVKKLLGYFKQKG; encoded by the coding sequence ATGGATACAAAAGAATTACTCAAAAAAGTACGAAAAATAGAGATTAAGACACGTCGTTTGTCTAATCATATTTTTGGAGGCGAATACCATTCTACTTTTAAAGGAAGAGGTATGACTTTTTCTGAAGTTCGACAATATCAATTTGGCGATGACATTCGAGCTATTGACTGGAATGTCACCGCCCGTTATAACGAGCCTTATGTAAAAGTTTTTGAAGAAGAAAGAGAACTTACCATGATGCTCATGGTAGATATTTCTGGATCTGAATTTTTTGGTACCACCGAACAATTTAAAAAAGACACTATAACAGAAATAGCAGCAACACTAGCTTTTTCTGCTATTCAAAATAATGATAAAGTTGGATTAATCTTATTTTCAGATCAAATCGAACTTTTCATCCCTCCTAAAAAAGGAAAAAGTCATGTTTTGCGTATTATTCGTGAACTGATTGAATTTAAACCAGAAAGTAGAAAAACCGATATTTCACAAGCTTTTAAATTTTTATCAAACGTGATGAAAAAGAAAGCGATTGTTTTTATGCTTTCTGATTTCATGGATGAAAACTATGAGCGAACATTAAAACTCATAGGAAACAAACATGATGTCACTGGGATAAGAGTCTATGACAAACATGATGAGGAAATACCAAATATCGGTATGGTACCTATGCTAGATGCAGAAACCGGAGCTGTGCATTACATAAACACAAGTTCTTCCTCTGTTAGAAAACAATATAAAATTAACTCCCTAAGAGTTTCCGATTATTTTAAAAACACATTTAAAAGAAGTGGTGCAGGAACCATCAATATTCGCGTTGATGAAAGTTATGTAAAAAAGCTTTTAGGATACTTTAAACAAAAAGGATAA
- a CDS encoding VWA domain-containing protein: MKWNNFEFHSPEFLWLLALIPLLAFWNFYTRKKDSAKLKISSTKAFEVNKSILPKLKPLLYVLRLLALSALIVALARPRNVAVSKKTKTNRGIDIVMAIDVSASMLAKDLKPNRLEALKRVATDFVNRRPNDRIGIVVYAGESFTQTPITSDKSIVKRTISEIKWGQLEGGTAIGMGLGSAVNRLKESKAKSKVIILLTDGVNNAGFVDPKTATELAKGNDIKVYTIGIGTNGMAPFPWARDPRTGKLSFKNQQVEIDEDLLKHIAQETEGKYFRATNNSKLKAIYDEIDKLEKTKIEEFKYYNYTEKYRLLVFLAGIFLLLEFLLKNTLFKSFI; the protein is encoded by the coding sequence ATGAAGTGGAATAATTTTGAATTTCATAGTCCAGAATTTTTATGGCTATTAGCATTGATTCCATTATTAGCTTTTTGGAATTTTTATACTAGAAAAAAGGATAGTGCAAAACTAAAAATATCTAGCACTAAAGCGTTTGAGGTAAATAAAAGTATTTTACCTAAACTAAAACCTTTATTATACGTATTAAGACTATTGGCATTAAGTGCATTGATTGTTGCGTTAGCAAGGCCTCGAAATGTTGCAGTGAGTAAAAAAACAAAGACCAACAGAGGAATTGATATTGTAATGGCTATTGATGTATCGGCTAGTATGCTTGCGAAAGACCTCAAACCAAACAGATTAGAGGCCCTAAAAAGAGTAGCTACCGACTTTGTTAATCGTCGTCCGAATGACAGAATCGGAATTGTGGTTTATGCTGGTGAAAGTTTTACACAAACTCCAATTACAAGTGATAAATCGATTGTAAAAAGAACCATTTCTGAAATAAAATGGGGACAGTTAGAAGGAGGAACTGCTATTGGTATGGGACTAGGTTCTGCTGTGAACCGATTAAAAGAAAGTAAAGCCAAAAGTAAAGTAATCATTTTACTAACCGATGGTGTTAACAATGCAGGTTTTGTAGACCCAAAAACAGCTACTGAACTTGCTAAAGGAAATGATATTAAAGTATACACCATAGGAATTGGTACCAACGGCATGGCTCCATTCCCATGGGCAAGAGACCCAAGAACTGGTAAACTTTCTTTCAAAAACCAACAAGTAGAAATTGACGAGGATTTATTAAAACATATAGCTCAAGAAACAGAAGGAAAGTATTTTAGAGCGACCAACAATTCAAAGTTAAAAGCTATTTATGATGAGATTGACAAGTTAGAAAAAACTAAAATAGAAGAATTTAAATATTACAACTACACTGAAAAGTATAGACTTTTAGTTTTTTTAGCTGGAATCTTTTTGTTGTTAGAATTTTTATTAAAGAACACTTTATTTAAGAGCTTTATTTAA
- a CDS encoding SusC/RagA family TonB-linked outer membrane protein, producing the protein MNLKTMLLALSFLVVSISHAQQIKGKVVDDQGEPVPFVNVLEKDTANGVSTNDQGEFEITVKKMPATLVFSSVGFATQEKTLYSVAYVNITLSEDGVLDEVVISGLATSTKRSNLANTVSTISAAELTQVTSQSGFDSALSGKFTGAEIKANSGAPGGGISMRLRGVTSIFGNQQPLFIVDGVYVDNQSISLGNDVVSEAAGGGNASTNQDDASNRIADIDPEDIENVEILKGASAAAIYGSRAAGGVVIITTKRGKSGKARVTFSQTLGLRSPTRLLGLRDWDQSEITALGGPQNPTLRDYEAELFDHTRVSTTTRFTTSGGSEKTDYFFGATYKDEPGLVENTGYKKTSIRLNIGQKFTDWLDLYVTSNYINSIGDRGFFNNGNANRTVGYALAFTYPWENLSPVDGVYPAGGAGSNVLETVAITTNREKVNRFIGSATTNVKILDEENNQLKLVLQAGFDQYTLRTTSIFPRALSYFRDPSTLRGAAVSGSTVNTNYNLSAFLVHKLKLDNGLRFTTQLGSFLQDFDRNTVLSIGTGFDGSLTNLTLASNKNISQVERLQKDKGFFVQEEINFDDKIIGTIGFRGDKSTNNGQANKMYYYPKANLAINLHKFDFWDFEPISTFKPRIAYGEAGRFPNFDDRFTLTDAQFIGGSSGLAPDTFRGNPNIGPERQKELEYGFDIGLLDGRITLETTFYNKKIDDLLIEAQVPTSSGFTREIKNAGELKNTGIELGLTAGVIEKEDFSWNTNVRWWKNKSEVTRLDVPSFTTGGFAASLGTFLIQEGQSATQIVGTYPNDGSMTLEEILKIDPDLDGFAVYGNAEPDFQMSWQNSIRYKNFDLSFLWHWKKGGDGINLTTLLYDLAGTTWDYDDTGLDPSGQLANGPYRASQAFSNPDPVIEDAGYIRLREVGLYYTFDEGTFKGLERVKVGISGRNLINIFDYNSYDPEVSNFGNNVLANNVEVTPYPASKFINFHLNVNF; encoded by the coding sequence ATGAATTTAAAAACAATGCTACTAGCGTTGAGTTTTCTTGTTGTGTCTATTTCACACGCTCAACAAATCAAGGGTAAGGTTGTGGATGATCAGGGTGAACCTGTTCCTTTTGTGAATGTATTAGAAAAAGATACAGCAAATGGTGTAAGCACCAACGATCAGGGGGAATTTGAAATAACCGTAAAAAAAATGCCCGCAACACTGGTGTTTTCCTCTGTTGGATTTGCTACCCAAGAAAAAACATTGTACTCCGTTGCTTATGTAAATATTACATTAAGTGAAGATGGGGTTCTTGATGAGGTTGTTATCTCAGGATTGGCAACATCTACCAAAAGATCTAATTTAGCTAATACGGTTTCAACCATTAGTGCGGCTGAATTAACACAGGTTACTTCACAATCGGGTTTTGATAGTGCGTTATCAGGAAAGTTTACAGGAGCTGAGATTAAAGCGAACTCTGGAGCTCCAGGAGGAGGTATTTCTATGAGATTAAGAGGGGTTACATCAATCTTTGGAAATCAACAACCTTTATTTATTGTTGATGGAGTTTATGTTGACAACCAGTCAATTTCATTAGGAAATGACGTAGTAAGTGAAGCTGCTGGAGGAGGTAATGCTTCCACAAATCAAGATGATGCTTCTAACAGGATTGCAGATATTGATCCGGAAGATATTGAGAATGTAGAAATTTTAAAAGGAGCTTCTGCTGCAGCGATATATGGATCTAGAGCAGCTGGAGGGGTAGTTATTATCACTACGAAAAGAGGAAAGTCAGGGAAAGCAAGAGTAACGTTTTCTCAAACATTAGGGTTAAGAAGCCCAACAAGGTTATTAGGATTAAGAGATTGGGATCAGTCAGAAATTACAGCTTTAGGTGGGCCTCAAAATCCAACATTAAGAGATTACGAAGCTGAATTGTTTGATCATACCAGGGTTTCAACAACTACAAGATTTACAACTTCTGGGGGATCAGAAAAAACAGATTACTTCTTTGGTGCAACTTATAAAGATGAGCCAGGATTGGTTGAAAACACTGGTTATAAGAAGACATCTATTCGTTTAAATATAGGTCAGAAGTTTACAGATTGGTTAGATTTGTATGTTACTTCGAATTATATTAACTCAATAGGTGATAGAGGATTCTTTAACAATGGTAATGCAAATAGAACGGTTGGATATGCGTTAGCTTTTACCTATCCATGGGAAAACTTATCTCCAGTGGATGGAGTGTATCCAGCTGGAGGAGCAGGGTCAAATGTTTTAGAAACAGTGGCGATTACAACAAATAGAGAAAAGGTAAATAGATTTATAGGTAGTGCTACCACCAATGTTAAAATATTAGACGAAGAAAATAATCAACTGAAATTAGTATTACAAGCTGGTTTTGATCAATATACTTTAAGAACTACCAGTATTTTCCCAAGAGCATTATCATACTTTAGAGATCCGTCTACTTTAAGAGGGGCGGCAGTTTCAGGGTCAACAGTTAATACTAATTATAACTTATCTGCTTTCTTAGTACATAAATTAAAATTAGATAATGGATTGAGGTTTACTACACAGTTAGGTAGTTTCTTACAAGATTTTGATAGGAATACTGTACTTTCTATTGGAACTGGATTTGATGGTTCTTTAACGAATTTAACCTTAGCGAGTAACAAGAATATTTCTCAAGTTGAAAGATTACAAAAGGACAAAGGGTTTTTTGTTCAAGAGGAAATTAACTTCGACGATAAAATAATTGGTACTATTGGTTTTAGAGGAGATAAGTCTACTAATAATGGGCAGGCTAATAAAATGTATTATTATCCAAAAGCTAACTTGGCAATTAACTTACATAAGTTTGATTTTTGGGATTTTGAACCAATTTCAACCTTTAAACCAAGAATTGCATATGGGGAGGCAGGAAGGTTTCCAAATTTTGATGATAGATTTACTTTAACAGATGCTCAATTTATTGGAGGAAGCTCAGGATTAGCTCCTGATACTTTTAGAGGGAATCCGAATATTGGACCGGAAAGACAAAAAGAATTAGAATATGGTTTTGATATAGGACTATTAGATGGAAGAATTACTTTAGAAACAACGTTCTACAATAAGAAAATTGATGACTTATTAATTGAAGCACAAGTTCCAACATCTTCTGGTTTTACGAGAGAAATTAAAAACGCTGGAGAGTTAAAGAATACAGGAATCGAGTTAGGATTAACTGCAGGAGTTATAGAAAAAGAAGATTTTTCTTGGAATACGAATGTAAGATGGTGGAAAAATAAATCAGAAGTAACAAGACTTGATGTTCCTAGTTTTACAACTGGTGGTTTTGCGGCTTCTTTAGGAACGTTTTTAATTCAAGAAGGACAAAGTGCGACACAGATTGTAGGAACTTATCCTAATGATGGATCTATGACGCTAGAAGAAATTCTTAAGATTGATCCAGATCTTGATGGATTTGCAGTGTATGGAAATGCAGAACCAGATTTTCAAATGTCTTGGCAAAATAGTATTCGATACAAGAATTTTGATTTATCGTTTTTATGGCACTGGAAAAAGGGAGGAGATGGAATTAACTTAACTACTTTATTATACGATTTAGCTGGAACGACGTGGGATTATGACGATACAGGTTTAGATCCATCTGGTCAGTTAGCAAATGGTCCTTATAGAGCAAGTCAGGCTTTTTCAAATCCAGACCCAGTAATTGAAGATGCTGGTTATATAAGGCTTAGAGAGGTTGGACTATACTATACTTTTGATGAGGGAACATTTAAAGGTTTAGAGAGAGTTAAAGTTGGAATTTCGGGAAGAAACTTAATTAACATATTTGATTATAATAGTTACGATCCTGAAGTATCTAATTTCGGAAACAACGTGTTAGCAAATAATGTGGAGGTAACACCATACCCTGCTTCAAAGTTTATCAACTTTCACCTTAATGTTAATTTTTAA
- a CDS encoding RagB/SusD family nutrient uptake outer membrane protein, with translation MLFKNIYKIVLLTVTVSFFSCELEEIPNSNAPTLESFGNEASQADIQSLAVGLEAVMRNDLDFHYETVSYLGREYYDLSGVDPRYTGEILKGPLDNNGFLTTRAYAAWYRVVKAANVLISAVENSKAGFDTSVKASYYGYAKTIKAYALLMLANRQYTNGIRIDVSDPDNLGPFVGYPEALTAIAGILDDAATDLGASPTSFDFPLSPGYTNFNTPATFLEFNRAIAARVALYQNDKAKVLTLLNQSFFDLSGGLNMGVAHVFGATGNDILNSLFYVLGQSGQEFVIHNSWIADAEAGDTRASNKSFLLSSPASFDGLSGTHQISVYTSNTDPVYLIRNEELILMYAEANIGTDNTEAIDAINVVRNAAGLANYSGGTTDTDLLEEVLNQRRYSLLGEGHRWIDLRRLNRLNTTYIPLDRAGDNILEAFPTPFSELGI, from the coding sequence ATGTTATTTAAAAATATATATAAAATAGTATTATTAACAGTTACCGTGTCTTTTTTCAGTTGTGAACTTGAAGAAATACCGAATTCAAATGCTCCAACACTTGAGAGTTTTGGTAATGAAGCTTCTCAAGCAGATATTCAGTCATTGGCAGTTGGTTTAGAAGCTGTAATGAGAAATGATTTAGACTTTCATTATGAAACCGTGAGTTATTTGGGGAGGGAATATTATGACCTTTCTGGAGTAGATCCAAGATATACTGGGGAAATTTTAAAAGGACCATTAGATAATAATGGGTTTTTAACAACACGTGCTTATGCTGCATGGTATAGGGTAGTAAAAGCAGCCAATGTGTTAATTTCTGCAGTAGAGAATTCTAAAGCAGGATTTGATACTTCAGTAAAAGCATCGTATTATGGCTATGCAAAAACGATAAAAGCATATGCGCTTTTAATGTTGGCAAACAGGCAATATACCAATGGTATAAGAATTGATGTTTCTGATCCAGATAATTTAGGTCCATTTGTAGGATATCCTGAAGCGTTAACTGCAATCGCAGGGATATTAGATGATGCAGCTACAGATTTAGGTGCTTCGCCAACGAGTTTCGATTTTCCGTTAAGTCCTGGTTATACAAATTTTAATACACCAGCAACATTTTTAGAATTCAATAGAGCCATAGCAGCAAGAGTTGCATTGTATCAAAATGATAAAGCAAAGGTTTTAACACTCTTAAATCAATCGTTTTTTGATTTAAGTGGAGGGTTAAATATGGGAGTTGCACATGTTTTTGGTGCAACAGGTAATGATATCTTAAACAGTTTATTCTATGTTTTAGGGCAATCAGGGCAAGAATTTGTAATTCATAATAGCTGGATTGCTGATGCAGAAGCTGGAGATACACGTGCAAGTAACAAATCGTTCTTGCTTTCTTCACCAGCATCATTTGACGGATTATCTGGTACACATCAAATTTCAGTGTATACAAGTAATACAGATCCGGTTTATCTTATAAGAAATGAAGAGCTAATTTTAATGTATGCAGAAGCAAATATTGGAACAGACAATACAGAAGCTATAGATGCAATTAATGTGGTAAGAAATGCAGCTGGATTAGCAAATTATTCAGGTGGAACTACAGATACTGATTTATTGGAAGAAGTGTTAAATCAAAGAAGGTATTCTTTACTTGGTGAAGGACATCGATGGATTGATTTAAGGCGTCTAAACAGATTAAATACAACCTATATTCCTTTAGATAGAGCGGGAGATAATATTCTTGAAGCTTTTCCAACACCATTTAGTGAACTAGGTATATAA
- a CDS encoding AAA family ATPase has product MDVDVRVINEKIERESAFVDVLTNEMNKVIVGQKQMIERLLIGLLGNGHILLEGVPGLAKTLAINTLSKAVQGSFSRVQFTPDLLPADVVGTMIYNVKENDFSIKKGPIFANFVLADEINRAPAKVQSALLEAMQERQITIGDETFKLDEPFLVMATQNPVEQEGTYPLPEAQVDRFMLKVVIDYPQLQDEQIILRQNLNGSFGKINPVISIDQIIKAREVVNEVYMDEKIEKYILDIIFATRYPERYNLEKLQPLISFGSSPRGSIALAKAAKCYAFIKRRGYVIPEDVRAVVYDVLRHRIGITYEAEAENISSIDIINSIINEIQVP; this is encoded by the coding sequence ATGGATGTGGACGTAAGAGTAATAAATGAAAAAATTGAAAGAGAAAGTGCTTTTGTTGATGTACTAACAAATGAAATGAACAAGGTAATTGTTGGTCAAAAACAAATGATTGAACGATTACTAATTGGGCTTTTAGGTAACGGACATATTTTACTTGAAGGTGTTCCAGGATTAGCTAAAACACTAGCCATAAACACCTTATCCAAAGCTGTTCAAGGTAGTTTTAGTAGAGTTCAGTTTACCCCTGATTTACTACCTGCCGATGTAGTAGGTACTATGATTTACAATGTAAAAGAAAATGATTTCTCTATAAAAAAGGGACCTATTTTTGCCAATTTTGTACTAGCTGATGAGATTAACCGTGCTCCTGCCAAAGTACAATCTGCTTTACTAGAAGCAATGCAAGAACGTCAAATAACTATTGGTGATGAAACTTTTAAACTAGACGAACCATTCTTAGTGATGGCTACTCAAAACCCAGTTGAACAAGAGGGAACCTACCCTTTACCTGAAGCACAGGTAGACCGTTTCATGCTAAAGGTTGTAATCGACTATCCTCAATTACAAGATGAGCAAATTATTTTACGTCAAAACTTAAATGGAAGTTTTGGAAAAATCAACCCAGTGATTTCTATTGACCAAATAATTAAAGCTCGTGAGGTTGTTAATGAGGTGTATATGGACGAAAAGATTGAAAAATATATTCTAGACATCATTTTTGCCACACGCTACCCAGAACGTTACAACTTAGAAAAACTGCAACCTTTAATTAGTTTTGGTTCTTCTCCTCGTGGTAGTATTGCTTTGGCAAAAGCTGCAAAATGTTATGCATTTATAAAAAGAAGAGGATATGTAATCCCAGAAGATGTAAGAGCAGTTGTATACGATGTTTTACGTCATAGAATTGGTATTACTTATGAAGCTGAAGCTGAAAATATATCATCTATAGACATAATAAACTCAATAATAAATGAGATTCAAGTTCCCTAG
- a CDS encoding BatD family protein, translated as MKKHLLYICLFLGASAFAQESLVKAEVDTTNIRIGEQFEYKISINETQNVIIPKLANLNGLEVVDTLKIDTINNKLIQKYVLTGFDSGAFYIPRQQIFIKNQAYLTDSLLINVATVPIDTTKVKKYPIKGIKGEPYQFDDFKHYIWWALVALAVIGLAIYYFFFRKKKEEIEKENIPALPPYEEALEKLKNLDEKLLWQNNKIKQYYSELTDIVRGYIERELNIPALENTTDELIGTLTDFKEIDTIEVDKEIIQKLKELLQEADLVKFAKSKPLSHEIEQDRKDAESVINNIKTKPIEEAEDEVE; from the coding sequence ATGAAGAAACACTTGCTTTACATATGTTTATTTTTAGGTGCTTCTGCTTTTGCTCAAGAATCTTTGGTCAAAGCTGAAGTAGACACTACTAACATTAGAATTGGAGAACAGTTTGAATATAAAATTTCAATAAACGAAACTCAAAATGTTATCATTCCTAAACTAGCTAACTTAAACGGTCTTGAGGTAGTTGACACCCTAAAAATTGATACTATAAATAACAAACTGATACAAAAATACGTGCTAACAGGTTTCGATAGTGGTGCTTTCTATATACCCCGTCAGCAAATTTTCATTAAAAACCAAGCTTATTTAACAGATAGTTTGCTTATTAATGTAGCAACAGTTCCTATTGACACTACTAAAGTGAAAAAATATCCAATTAAAGGTATTAAAGGTGAACCCTATCAGTTTGACGATTTTAAACATTACATCTGGTGGGCTTTAGTTGCACTAGCAGTTATTGGTTTAGCTATTTATTATTTCTTCTTTAGAAAGAAAAAAGAGGAAATAGAAAAAGAAAATATTCCGGCCCTACCTCCTTACGAAGAAGCGTTAGAAAAACTAAAAAATTTAGACGAAAAACTACTTTGGCAGAATAATAAAATTAAACAATACTATTCTGAATTAACCGATATTGTAAGAGGATACATTGAAAGAGAATTAAACATCCCCGCTCTTGAAAATACAACGGATGAGTTAATTGGTACATTAACTGATTTTAAAGAGATAGACACCATTGAAGTTGATAAAGAAATTATTCAAAAATTAAAGGAGTTATTGCAAGAAGCCGATTTAGTTAAGTTTGCTAAATCCAAACCACTATCGCACGAGATTGAACAAGACAGAAAAGATGCTGAAAGTGTGATTAATAATATTAAAACGAAACCTATAGAAGAAGCAGAAGATGAAGTGGAATAA
- a CDS encoding TonB-dependent receptor: protein MNLQPKLLLVSFLLMAFAINAQNVKGKVTDQNGEALPFVNVIEKGTTNGVTTDDQGLFSINVLKLPSTLVVSSVGFTTVEKTINSANFVVIQIAESSESLDEVVLLGSRNKARTVVDSPVPVDIIDVTELAKTSPQVNLNQILNYVAPSFSSNTQTISDGTDHIDPASLRGLGPDQVLVLVNGKRRHSSSLVNVNGTFGRGSVGTDLNAIPAAAIERIDVLRDGAAAQYGSDAIAGVINIVLKKSTNELNLSVTSGASISKNSNGQTGGIDGESVNVSANYGINLGKNGGYVNFTGDFDYRDPYNRMSEFRGQIFNAYNSVEWVARNSGLDLANLSIGDIKFAAQGVTHFDLATKNSINAAGSIDDLRTILNFDTTDAELAVRGLERSDFNMRVGQSGLRGGRFFANMSLPIDETTELYSFAGFSSRKGNSAGFYRLPSQSRTYTPLYINGFLPEINSKIIDKSIAVGIRSKAGDWDVDFSNTWGTNSFDFEISNTSNASLLSASPTRFDAGGFAFTQNTTNLDFSNNYEDIFSGLNVALGAEYRTEFYDIIAGEEASYTQYDANGLPITPLTSASTDFFGNARPGGSQVFPGFTPKNALSRDRSSFAAYVDLEADLTDKFLVSGAARFENYSDFGSTINFKLASRYKLSDNLNLRAGANTGFRAPSLHQRYFNAVATQFINGVPFEVGTFSNDSDLANQLGIPKLKEEESASVSLGFTAKIPSANLKVTADAYFVAIEDRVILTDRFNIPAGFATNANAAAFFANAIDTESKGLDIVVTHQAELNEGMTLKSDLSATFSQTKRVDDIHSSQVLVDSGQEDSYFSEASRIYLEEAVPRTKVNLSNTLLMKRFNVFLRNVYFGEVTEASNVIANQQVYGGKLVTDFSVGFKATDELTLTVGANNIFDVFPDRTNSTNGNFSSGRFEWSRRAQQFGIGGRFVFARLNFVLK from the coding sequence ATGAATTTACAACCAAAACTTCTTTTAGTAAGTTTTTTATTGATGGCGTTTGCTATAAATGCCCAAAATGTAAAAGGAAAGGTTACAGATCAAAATGGAGAAGCGCTCCCTTTTGTGAATGTAATTGAAAAAGGAACCACGAACGGTGTAACCACCGATGATCAAGGGTTATTTAGTATAAATGTACTAAAGTTACCATCCACACTAGTAGTTTCATCAGTTGGTTTTACTACCGTTGAAAAAACAATCAATTCAGCAAATTTTGTTGTTATTCAGATAGCAGAATCTAGTGAAAGTTTAGATGAAGTAGTTTTATTAGGGTCTCGTAATAAAGCAAGAACAGTGGTAGATTCTCCTGTTCCAGTAGATATTATAGATGTTACTGAATTGGCGAAAACATCACCTCAGGTAAACCTAAATCAAATCTTGAATTATGTAGCTCCTTCGTTTTCATCAAATACACAAACAATTTCGGATGGTACGGATCATATTGATCCAGCCTCACTAAGAGGATTAGGACCAGACCAAGTGTTGGTGTTAGTGAATGGTAAGAGAAGACATAGTTCTTCGTTAGTAAATGTTAATGGTACTTTTGGTAGAGGTAGTGTTGGAACAGATTTAAATGCAATTCCAGCAGCAGCTATTGAAAGAATTGATGTATTAAGAGACGGTGCAGCGGCACAGTATGGTTCTGATGCTATTGCAGGGGTTATTAATATTGTACTAAAGAAGTCAACAAATGAATTGAATTTATCTGTTACTTCAGGAGCAAGTATTTCTAAAAACTCTAATGGACAAACTGGAGGTATCGATGGTGAAAGTGTAAATGTATCTGCAAACTATGGTATTAACCTTGGTAAAAATGGTGGGTATGTGAATTTTACAGGAGACTTTGACTATAGGGATCCATATAACAGAATGAGTGAGTTTAGAGGGCAAATTTTTAATGCTTACAATTCGGTAGAATGGGTAGCAAGAAACTCAGGTTTAGACTTAGCAAACCTTTCAATAGGAGATATTAAGTTTGCAGCTCAAGGAGTTACTCATTTTGATTTAGCAACTAAAAACTCAATTAACGCAGCAGGGTCAATCGATGATTTAAGAACAATTTTAAATTTCGATACTACAGATGCTGAACTAGCGGTAAGAGGTTTAGAAAGAAGTGATTTTAACATGAGAGTTGGTCAATCTGGATTAAGAGGAGGGCGCTTTTTTGCAAATATGAGTTTACCTATTGATGAAACAACAGAATTGTACTCTTTTGCAGGATTTAGTTCAAGAAAAGGAAACTCTGCTGGTTTTTACAGGTTACCTTCTCAATCGAGAACCTATACACCTTTGTATATTAATGGATTCTTACCAGAAATAAATTCTAAAATTATAGACAAGTCTATTGCTGTAGGAATTAGAAGTAAAGCAGGTGACTGGGATGTAGATTTCAGTAATACTTGGGGAACAAACAGTTTTGATTTTGAAATTTCAAACACATCAAATGCTTCATTATTAAGCGCATCACCAACTCGTTTTGATGCAGGAGGGTTTGCATTTACTCAAAACACAACAAATCTTGATTTTAGTAATAATTACGAAGATATCTTTAGCGGTTTAAACGTGGCGTTAGGTGCTGAGTACAGAACTGAGTTCTACGATATTATTGCTGGAGAAGAAGCTTCTTATACACAATATGATGCAAATGGATTACCAATAACACCATTAACTTCAGCTTCAACTGATTTCTTTGGAAATGCTAGACCAGGAGGATCGCAAGTTTTCCCTGGGTTTACACCTAAGAATGCATTAAGTAGAGATAGAAGTAGTTTTGCTGCTTATGTAGATTTAGAGGCAGATTTAACAGACAAGTTTTTAGTTAGTGGAGCAGCGAGGTTTGAAAATTATAGTGATTTCGGATCAACAATAAACTTTAAGTTGGCGTCTCGCTATAAGTTAAGTGATAATCTTAATTTAAGAGCAGGAGCAAATACAGGGTTTAGAGCGCCTTCATTACACCAGCGTTATTTCAATGCTGTAGCAACTCAATTTATTAATGGAGTACCGTTTGAAGTAGGAACTTTTTCAAATGATAGCGATTTAGCAAATCAGTTAGGTATTCCTAAGTTAAAGGAAGAGGAGTCTGCAAGTGTTAGTTTAGGTTTTACAGCTAAAATTCCTAGTGCAAATCTTAAAGTTACAGCAGATGCCTATTTTGTAGCGATTGAAGATAGAGTAATATTAACAGATCGTTTCAATATTCCAGCTGGTTTTGCTACGAACGCAAATGCAGCGGCATTTTTTGCAAATGCTATTGATACAGAATCTAAAGGTCTTGATATTGTTGTAACACATCAAGCAGAATTAAATGAAGGAATGACTTTAAAGTCTGATTTATCTGCTACTTTTTCACAAACAAAAAGAGTAGATGATATCCATTCTTCACAAGTTTTAGTTGACTCTGGACAGGAAGATAGTTATTTCAGTGAAGCTTCTAGAATTTATTTAGAAGAAGCAGTTCCAAGGACAAAAGTGAATTTATCGAATACGTTACTAATGAAGAGGTTCAATGTGTTTTTAAGAAATGTTTATTTCGGAGAAGTAACAGAAGCTAGTAATGTTATTGCAAATCAACAAGTATATGGAGGAAAGTTAGTAACAGATTTCTCGGTTGGATTTAAAGCTACAGATGAATTAACACTTACAGTAGGAGCTAATAATATTTTTGATGTGTTTCCTGATAGAACGAATAGTACAAATGGAAACTTTAGCTCAGGAAGGTTTGAGTGGTCTAGAAGAGCACAGCAATTTGGAATTGGCGGAAGATTTGTTTTTGCGCGTTTAAACTTTGTATTAAAATAA